The DNA segment TCGAGGGCCTTGAGCGCGGGCGGGCACGCGGGGTTCCCCGCGACCCACGGATCGATCAGGACCACCGTTCCCGTCGAGGCCGTGAGCCGGAAGGTCGAGTGGCCGAGCCACGTGAGCGAGAAGGAGCTGCTGGGGGACATGGGCGGATCTCCGGGAAGGTCGGTGCGAGCGGCGCTCATGTTAGCAGCGGCGGGTGTTAGAATTGAGGTCATGCTGAAGTGGATCCTCCGCGCGGTCGTGGCGATCGCGCTCCTCTACGGCCTGAGCTGCGCCGGCCTCGCGTGGCTGATGGTCCAGCCGCCGGAGACGTTTGGCCGCATCATCCGGCATCTGCCGATGCCGATCGTCTGGGGGGTGCTGCCGAGCCCCTCGATCTGGCTGTGGGCTCGGAAGGGAACCCTCTCCGAAGGGGAGACGGCCCCCGACTTCACGCTGGCGACGTACGACGGGAAGGGAGAGGTCACGCTGTCGTCGTTCCGCGGCAAGCAGCCCGTGGTCCTCGTCTTCGGCAGCTACACGTGACCGCCGTTCAGGCGGGCGGTGCCCGCCCTCAACAAACTGCACAAGGACTACGGCGACCGGGTCGCCTTCTACGTCGTCTACATCCAGGAGGCGCACCCGATCGACGGGTGGCAGATGGACGTCAACGTGAAGGACGACGTTCTCGTCGCGAGCACGCGAACGCTCGAGGACCGCGTGAAGGTCGCGGGAAGCTGCGTGAAGAACCTGGGGATCGAGTTCCCGGCAATCGTGGACGGCGCCGACGACCGCGTCGAGAAGACGTACACCGGGTGGCCGGATCGCCTCTACGTCATCGATGCCACGGGAACCATCGCGTACAAGAGCGAGGCGGGCCCCTTCGGGTTCGAGCCGTCGGGGGTGGAGACGACGCTGAAGCGGCTCGTGCCGTAGACCGCCGTCAGCCGCCGAGCTCCCTCTCCAGCCTCCGGGCGACCGTCTTCATCACCTTGACGCGCGCCCAGTTCTTGTCGTTCGCCTCGACGGGCACCCACGGCGCGGCCTCGGTGCTGGTGCGCTCGATCATGTCGCAGGCGGCGGCCTCGTAGGCGTCCCACCTCTTGCGGTTGCGCCAGTCCTCCTCGGTGATCTTGTACTGCTTGTAGGGGGTCGTCTCGCGATCCTTGAAGCGCCGGAGCTGCTCGTCGGCGCCGATCGCCAGCCAGAACTTCAGGACGATCGTCCCGAACGACGTGAGCTGCTCCTCGAAGGCGTTGATCTCGGCGTAGGCGCGCTGCCAGTCCCCCGCCTCGCAGAATCCCTCGATCCGCTCGACCAGGACGCGCCCGTACCACGATCGGTCGTAGATGGTGACGCGCCCGAGCCTCGGCAGGTGGCGCCAGAAGCGCCAGAGGTAGGGACGCGCCCGCTCCTCGTCCGTCGGCGCGGCGACGGAGATCACCTGGTAGAGCCGCGCGTCCATGCACGAGGTCAGGCGCCTTATCGTCCCTCCCTTCCCCGCCGCGTCGGGACCTTCGAAGACCAGGATCATCGAGCGCCGACAATCGTACAGGCGGCGCGTCAACCGGTTGAGGTCCCGCTCCCGCCCTTCGAGCCTCCTTTCGTATTCCCTGTCGGTGATCGCGCGCGTCAGATCGAGGCGGCTGATCACGTTGGGGCGCGCCGGCTTCGGCAGCGGCGGCGCGGCGGCCTTCTTCCCCGGATGCGCCTTCGCCGCGGCCAGTCGCCCGGCGATCGCCGCGAGGAGGATCTTCGACACGGTCAGCGACCGGTACCTCTCATCCTCCGCCTCGACGATGTGCCACGGCGCCGATCCGGTGCCGGTCTTGCGGAGGGCGTGCTCGCTCACGCTCCGGAACGCGTCGTACCGCTTGAAGAACTTCCAGTCGACCTTCCGGACGCGCCACCGGGTCCTCTTGCTCGCCTCGAGCGAGCGAAGCCTCGCCTCCTGCGCCTCCTTCGAGAGGTGCATCCAGAACTTGACGAGGAGGACGTTCTCCTCCGCGAGCATCCGCTCGAACTCGACGATGCGATCGAGGGACTGATCCATCCCGGCGGCCGAGAGACGGCCGAAGACGCGATCGATGATCGGGGCGGTGTACCACGAGCCGAGGAAGATCCCGATCCTGCCGCTCGCCGGGAGGAGGCGCCAGAAGCGCCACATGGGTGGGCGCTCGCGCTCCTCGTCGGTGGACTCCCAGATCGCGTGCGTCTGGATGCCGCGCGCGTCCATCCACGCGAGGAGGTGGTTGACGGTCTCGCTCTTCCCCGCCCCCTCCACCCCGCCGATGTGGACGATGACGGAGAAGCCGGCGGAGGCGAGCTCCTTCTGCGCCTTGAGAAGCGCCTCGCGGACCTCCGGCGCCTCGCGGTTGAAGGCCTTCTTGTCGATCCGATTCCCGACTTCGGCGGTCTCGAACATGGGGGCGGTCCCTCGGTGCGGGCGCGGCCATGGTAACTCAGGGCGGGATGAATGCGCCCCATGGGTATCCCCCGGGGGGGGTTGCATCGAGCTGCCGAGGCGACTATGCTTTTATGCATGAGAACAACGGTGGAGATCAACGATTCCTTGTTCGTCCTGGCCAAGAAGAAGGCGGCGGCGGAGGGTGTCCCGCTACGACAGATCATCGAGGACGCCCTCAGAACACACTTGCAAGGGCCGACGACTCGCGCGAAGTATCGCTTCCTCTGGACGGTGGACAGCGGCCGGCTGCTTCCCGGAGTCGATCTCGAAGATCGGGACTCTCTCTTCGACATCATGGACGGTCTCAAGTGATCGCCATCGACTCGAACATCCTGGTCTATGCCCGAAGAAAGGAGACACCGCACAACGCCGAGGCGAGGCGACTTCTCGAAGAACTGGCCACCGGGGAGGCCGCCTGGGCCATTCCATGGCCGTGCGTCTACGAGTATCTGCGGGTCGTTACCCATCGTCGGGTGTTCGTCCCTCCTACGGAGCTCAATCAGGCACTCGATGAGCTCGATGCGCTGATGGAGTCGCCCGCACTGACGCTTCTCGGCGAGGGACCGACGCACGCGGCCCACCTTCGCCTCGCCGTGGGCTCCGGACGAGCCGTCGGCAACCTCGCCCACGACGCGCACATCGCGGCGCTGTGTGTCGAGCACGGGGTGCGTGAGCTGTGGACTGCGGATCGGGACTTCGCCCGATTTCCGGGGCTGAATGTCCGAAACCCGTTCGAGCCTCGTGGGCTCCATGAGCCGCGCGCCCCGTATCGCACGCGGGGCGCCTCGCGCGGCGCATCGCGCACCCCGGGACGTCGCCGCCGGGCCTGATCGCCTCAGGACGTCGATCGACGTCGTCTTCTCAGCAGCGAGCGCCTGCTTCTCCCATAGAGGTGACGTACGACGTCGCGATCGGTGACGCGCGCATCCACGAACCCATGGACTCGGGGGATGAGCCGGAGATCGAGCGATCCGTCTCCTACTCGTGCCGGAGGGCGACCATCGGATCCTCGCGCGCGGCACGACGGGCCGGGAGGATCGAGGCGGCGAAGGCGACGAGCCCCAGGAGCGCCGTGACGGCCGCGATGGTCGAGGGGTCCGTCGCGGTCACGCCGTAGAGCAGGCCCCGGAGAAGACCCTGGAGCGGGAGCGTCCCGGCCAGGCCGATCGCGAGCCCGGCGAGCGTCAGCCGGAGGCCCCGGCCCGCGATGAGACGGAAGATGTCCCCCCGGCCCGCGCCGAGCGCCACGCGGAGACCGTTCTCGCGCGTCCGCTCGTAGACGGAGTGCGACATAACGCCGATGACGCCGATGGCCGAGAGAACGAGCGCGACGAACGCGAAGAGGCCGAGCAGAACGCCCCGGAACCGGGGAGCCGCGATGGAGCGGGAAACGACCGCCTCCATCGGGCAGGGATCGGCCATGGGCAGCGCCGGGTCGATCGCGGCAAGCGCGTTCTTGACGTCCGAGATCAGCGCGCGCGCGTCGAGCTCGGACCGAATGAAGAGCGTGATGAAGGGGCTCGGCGATTGGGCGTAGGGAACGTAGAGCTCGGACGTCCCCGAAGTGGTGAGACCGCCGTGCAGCACGTCGCCGACGACGCCCACGACCTCCAGCCACGGCGCGTCTTCGTCGGGGGCGCCGACCTTGAGACGTTTGCCGAGAGGGTCCCGGCCGGGCCAGAGCCGGTGCGCCATGCTTTCGCTGACGATCGCCGCGCCGGGCGCGCCCACGGCATCCCTCGCTCCGAAATCGCGCCCCCGGATGACCGGGATCCCCATCGTCCGGAAATAGCCGGGGCTCGCCACGCGCCAGTACGCGGCGTTCTGGCGTCCCTTGCCATCGGCCGCGCCGGCTTCGAGCGTCACGTCCAGGTAGGCGTTACCGCTCCCGAGGGGCAGGTACCGCGCCACGGCCGCCATCGTGACTCCCGGCGTCGCTCCGACGCGCGAAAGAATCTGGTCCACGACCGCCACCCGCCGCTCGTCCGACGCGTAGCGAGTGCCGGGAAGGGCGATGTAGGCGGTCAGGACATGGCGGGGATCGAACCCCGGAGAGACCTCCGTGAGCGTTCGGATGGTCCTGACCATCAGGCCGGCGCCGATGAGGAGCATCAGGGCGAGGGCGACCTCCGCCACGAGCAACGCCTCGCGCAGGCCTCGCGAGCCGCCCACCTGCGATCGCGATCCCGCCCGCATCGCCTCCTCGGGCTGCGCGCGCAGCGCGCGCAGCGCCGGTGCCGAACCGAACAGGACACCGGTCGCAAGGGAGAGACCGAGCGTGAAGAGCAGGACATGGCCGTCCACCGCGATCGGAGCGACGCGGGGAAGATTCTTTGGCACCAGGAGCACCAGAGCATCGGTCCCCCAGAGCGCCACGAGGAACGCGAGGGTCCCTCCCAGGAGACTGAGCAGCAGGCTCTCGGTCAGGAGCTGCCGGAACAACCTGACGGCGCTCGCGCCGAGGGCCGCGCGAACGGCGATCTCTCTCCGCCGTCCCACCGCCCTGGCCAGCATCAGGTTGGCCACGTTGGCGCACGCGATG comes from the Acidobacteriota bacterium genome and includes:
- a CDS encoding deiodinase: MPALNKLHKDYGDRVAFYVVYIQEAHPIDGWQMDVNVKDDVLVASTRTLEDRVKVAGSCVKNLGIEFPAIVDGADDRVEKTYTGWPDRLYVIDATGTIAYKSEAGPFGFEPSGVETTLKRLVP
- the pap gene encoding polyphosphate:AMP phosphotransferase, with translation MFETAEVGNRIDKKAFNREAPEVREALLKAQKELASAGFSVIVHIGGVEGAGKSETVNHLLAWMDARGIQTHAIWESTDEERERPPMWRFWRLLPASGRIGIFLGSWYTAPIIDRVFGRLSAAGMDQSLDRIVEFERMLAEENVLLVKFWMHLSKEAQEARLRSLEASKRTRWRVRKVDWKFFKRYDAFRSVSEHALRKTGTGSAPWHIVEAEDERYRSLTVSKILLAAIAGRLAAAKAHPGKKAAAPPLPKPARPNVISRLDLTRAITDREYERRLEGRERDLNRLTRRLYDCRRSMILVFEGPDAAGKGGTIRRLTSCMDARLYQVISVAAPTDEERARPYLWRFWRHLPRLGRVTIYDRSWYGRVLVERIEGFCEAGDWQRAYAEINAFEEQLTSFGTIVLKFWLAIGADEQLRRFKDRETTPYKQYKITEEDWRNRKRWDAYEAAACDMIERTSTEAAPWVPVEANDKNWARVKVMKTVARRLERELGG
- a CDS encoding DUF2191 domain-containing protein codes for the protein MRTTVEINDSLFVLAKKKAAAEGVPLRQIIEDALRTHLQGPTTRAKYRFLWTVDSGRLLPGVDLEDRDSLFDIMDGLK
- a CDS encoding PIN domain-containing protein — its product is MIAIDSNILVYARRKETPHNAEARRLLEELATGEAAWAIPWPCVYEYLRVVTHRRVFVPPTELNQALDELDALMESPALTLLGEGPTHAAHLRLAVGSGRAVGNLAHDAHIAALCVEHGVRELWTADRDFARFPGLNVRNPFEPRGLHEPRAPYRTRGASRGASRTPGRRRRA
- a CDS encoding ABC transporter permease — its product is MLESFWQDVRFGARMLSRQRGFAAVAVLTLALGIGANTAVFSVVNAVLLRSLPYPDPDRLVMAWESDAQQTRTGPVSPANFLDWRAQGDGALAMAALDFGDFNVVGDGEPERLRGARVSAGLFELLGVRPLLGRSLLAEDDREGAAKVVLLSYGLWQRRFGADPHVVGRSIAVNDEPHTVAGVMPAGFDFPAQIVGEKLELWTPIAFTSSGRFDRGLRRLGVVGRLSPGVSLEAARSRMTAIARRLAQEYPREDAGVEIALVPLRTQLSSGVERPLMILLGAVGLVLLIACANVANLMLARAVGRRREIAVRAALGASAVRLFRQLLTESLLLSLLGGTLAFLVALWGTDALVLLVPKNLPRVAPIAVDGHVLLFTLGLSLATGVLFGSAPALRALRAQPEEAMRAGSRSQVGGSRGLREALLVAEVALALMLLIGAGLMVRTIRTLTEVSPGFDPRHVLTAYIALPGTRYASDERRVAVVDQILSRVGATPGVTMAAVARYLPLGSGNAYLDVTLEAGAADGKGRQNAAYWRVASPGYFRTMGIPVIRGRDFGARDAVGAPGAAIVSESMAHRLWPGRDPLGKRLKVGAPDEDAPWLEVVGVVGDVLHGGLTTSGTSELYVPYAQSPSPFITLFIRSELDARALISDVKNALAAIDPALPMADPCPMEAVVSRSIAAPRFRGVLLGLFAFVALVLSAIGVIGVMSHSVYERTRENGLRVALGAGRGDIFRLIAGRGLRLTLAGLAIGLAGTLPLQGLLRGLLYGVTATDPSTIAAVTALLGLVAFAASILPARRAAREDPMVALRHE